In the genome of Spirochaetota bacterium, the window AAAAATAATGGTTGGGGACCAGCAATGAACAGACCACGAAAGACGGCAGCCGTCATCGGAATTATTATAATGACCACGCTTGCGCTCGGCTGCGGCGAGCCGATACCGGTCCGCGAGATGTCGCTGGCCAGGATGGAGATTACAAGGGCCGAATCGGTCCGGGCCGACAAGTACGCTCCCGCCGAGATGGAGGAGGCGAAGAAACTCCTTCTGGGAACGCACGAATTCATTAAAACCGACCAGTTGGACAAGGCGAAGCAAGGCGCCCTCGATTCGTTTAAAAAGGCGCGCGAGGCGTACGAAAAATCACTGCCGCTCCTCGCCCGGGACACAATGGAGATAGCCGAGAAGAGCCTGGATGAGGCCGGCGAGGCCGGCGCCGACATGCTCGCAAAGGACGAGTTCGATCGTGCGCAGGCCGCGTTCAAGAACGCGGGTGAAAACTTCGAAAGCGGGAAATTCTACGAGTCATACCAGGCGGCCATCGAAGCCGACAAGCTGGCCAAGAGCGCGCGGAATTCCGCGCTTGGCAGACGCGCCATATTGAAAGAGGCGGTAGCCGAGGTCGATTCCGTAATAGCCGAGGCATTAAAGTACAACGCGCGCAAGCACTCCCCGGAGAGTTTGAAGACCGCCGAGGAGAACAACAAAACGGCGTCGGAGTCGCTCGACGGCCTCCAGCTTAAAAAGGGGTTCGCGGCCGTCGCCATCGCGAAGACCAGCGCGGACGAGGCCTACCTCGACGCGCTGAAGGGCTCTTCCGCCGACGACCTCGCAGCGGCGGAGGCATCCGTCGCACGGGCCGGGAAGTCCGATGGGGCGGACCTTGCCAAAGACGAGCTTGCGGCATCGAAGGAATCGCTTGCCCGCGCGAAGGAAGCGCGCGAGCAGGGCCGTTACCGCGAATCAATGGTCCTCTCTGCCGAGGCGGCCCGGCTTGCCGCGTCGGTCGAGGGCGCAAAAAAGGCCGGTACGGTCGCCGGCGGAAAAGACAGGGACGCCGGTGTGGCCGGGGACGGGGAGCGGGACGGCAAGGAATATACGACCTACCGGGTCAAATACAACCCCTCTCGCCGCGATTGCCTGTGGCGGATAGCCGAGCGATACTACGGCAATCCGCGCCTGTGGAC includes:
- a CDS encoding LysM peptidoglycan-binding domain-containing protein, with amino-acid sequence MNRPRKTAAVIGIIIMTTLALGCGEPIPVREMSLARMEITRAESVRADKYAPAEMEEAKKLLLGTHEFIKTDQLDKAKQGALDSFKKAREAYEKSLPLLARDTMEIAEKSLDEAGEAGADMLAKDEFDRAQAAFKNAGENFESGKFYESYQAAIEADKLAKSARNSALGRRAILKEAVAEVDSVIAEALKYNARKHSPESLKTAEENNKTASESLDGLQLKKGFAAVAIAKTSADEAYLDALKGSSADDLAAAEASVARAGKSDGADLAKDELAASKESLARAKEAREQGRYRESMVLSAEAARLAASVEGAKKAGTVAGGKDRDAGVAGDGERDGKEYTTYRVKYNPSRRDCLWRIAERYYGNPRLWTRIYEANRDNIRNPHLIMPGQTLRIPVLKPAMGEPKSSGEKVVEQSAIRMEAAPDEKTPEEEPGLDEAPSDDEPEGEMPSDETEEGVPLDEQM